The proteins below are encoded in one region of Belonocnema kinseyi isolate 2016_QV_RU_SX_M_011 chromosome 3, B_treatae_v1, whole genome shotgun sequence:
- the LOC117169098 gene encoding sodium/potassium/calcium exchanger 4-like has product MEKGFRVIRILITLLFIFIANTNCDFSYRDQGLLPRKIEIQTQHNDSYPIESTKNWTDQSEIENSDNSAENCSARSIHNFPHDVFNRHERQKGAVIFHIFFGFYCFLMTAYVCNDYLLPALDCICADLNISADVAGATFLATASCFPELFVNVVGTFLTESDLGVGTVVGSAVFNTFVTPACGALSAAEAIHLKWGILSRDCIIYIISVSSLVLIMWDGVVTWYEATVLLMLFAGYFSILFFSRRITRLFARMSNKRKLSEEKSEDKKKHDTMPHGTYKPFFHGELVIEYRNSLAKVANLKAAVNGEVPPNFKEALEIYVEPETIFIWPRGGPFTLFWFIVTWPIRILLFITIPDTRYKRFRNWYPVTFLMCVIWIAISSYLVSWMTTIVGDTLGIPDSVMGITFLSAGGNMPEMVSIVILSRRNHGDMAMSNTLGANTLDILLCLGLPWTIKVVLSGKNVQIVSGAIAYTVFAIIICVIGFYTVTAFYGFKLNKQVGVTCLCMYSMFLVVAILLELNTFFFVNLPTCEV; this is encoded by the exons ATGGAAAAGGGATTCCGCGTTATCAGGATTTTAATTAcgttgttatttatttttatcgcgAATACCAACTGTGATTTTTCCTATCGCGATCAAG GTCTTCTacccagaaaaattgaaattcaaacccAGCATAACGATTCGTATCCAATTGAAAGCACCAAAAACTGGACTGATCAAAGTGAAATAGAAAATAGTGATAACTCGGCAGAGAACTGTTCAGCTCGATCAATCCACAACTTTCCCCATGATGTATTCAACAGGCATGAGCGACAGAAAGGAGctgtcatttttcatattttctttggGTTTTACTGCTTTTTGATGACAGCTTACGTTTGCAATGATTATCTACTACCTGCACTTGATTGCATTTGTGCAGATCTAAATATCAGTGCAGATGTAGCAGGAGCAACATTTTTAGCAACAGCCAGTTGTTTTCCTGAATTATTCGTCAATGTAGTTGGTACCTTCCTTACGGAATCTGATCTTGGCGTAGGCACAGTTGTTGGAAGTGCTGTTTTTAACACCTTTGTCACGCCGGCTTGTGGAGCTTTATCAGCAGCTGAG GCGATCCATCTAAAATGGGGAATATTGTCGCGAGACTGTATTATTTACATAATCTCAGTCAGTTCCTTGGTTTTAATTATGTGGGATGGCGTCGTAACTTGGTATGAAGCTACAGTACTTTTGATGCTATTTGCCGGTTATTTCAGTATCTTATTCTTCAGCAGAAGAATCACACGCTTATTCGCACGAATGTCAAATAAGAGGAAACTGTCAGAAGAAAAAA gCGAAGACAAAAAGAAGCATGATACAATGCCACATGGAACATATAAACCATTTTTCCACGGAGAATTGGTGATCGAATACAGAAATAGTTTGGCGAAGGTTGCCAATTTGAAAGCTGCTGTTAATGGAGAAGTACCCCCGAATTTCAAAGAAGCTTTGGAAATATATGTTGAACCTG AAACTATTTTCATATGGCCAAGGGGTGGACCGTTCACACTATTCTGGTTCATAGTTACGTGGCCCATACGAATTTTGTTATTCATTACAATTCCTGATACGAGATACAAAAGATTTCGTAACTGGTATCCTGTGACATTCTTAATGTGTGTAATATGGATAGCCATATCATCATACTTAGTTTCCTGGATGACTACTATCGTGGGGGACACTCTCGGAATCCCCGATTCTGTCATGGGAATCACATTTTTATCTGCTGGAGGAAACATGCCAGAAATGGTTTCTATCGTCATCCTTTCCAGGCGAA ATCATGGTGACATGGCAATGAGCAACACGTTGGGTGCAAATACTTTGGACATTCTTCTGTGTCTCGGACTGCCCTGGACAATAAAAGTGGTACTAAGTGGAAAAAATGTGCAAATTGTGTCTGGTGCCATCGCGTACACCGTttttgcaataataatttgtgtgATAGGATTTTATACGGTGACTGCTTTTTACGGATTCAAATTAAACAAGCAAGTAGGAGTTACATGTCTTTGCATGTATTCAATGTTCCTGGTCGTTGCTATCCTCTTGGAATTGAACACCTTCTTCTTTGTCAACTTACCAACGTGTGAAGTGTGA